The genome window GGGCAGGCAATCACCGAAGTACTTGCACTTCGTGATTCTGAAATTGAAAGGGGAGGAGACCCGGCGGAAGCACTGCTTAATGCGGCAAAGCTGGTTGGGCCGAGGTACGAGGCCACTGAGGCAATTCGAAGATATGACGCTGCGGCCTCTATAAAGCAATCATCCTCACCACGTTCAAGCATGAAAGTGACCATCGTGGAGGATAGTTCCCGATCAGAGGCGGGATATAGGGAAAGAATCGAAAAGCAGCTTGAGTCTTTACCGAGTGAGACAGCCGAGCGCTTCAGGTTGGCGCCACAGAATGCAGACACCCTTCAGCGTGCAAAAGAGGCAGCATCTCAAGCGGATAGGGGTAATGCAGGCGATGCGCTTCGCCTATCCAATAGTGCTGCCAAAAATTCGGCTGAAGGTCGTTCATATTTGGAGGGAAAGCGAGCGGCTGAAGATGCGGTGTTCACCAAGAAAAGGCTGGAGAAACAGCCTGATGCAATAGATCTAAAAACCGGCCAAGTGCTGCCTAATGTGGGCGGCGGAGTCATCGATCCACGAACTGGAAAGTTTTACCCCGATGCTGGTGCCGGGTATGTAGATCCGGAGACCGGTCGGTTTATGCCTAAGCAGTAGTCGCCAAGGCCACGTATGCCCGTTAGGAAGTTGCTCAAATCGATGGGCTTGGCTCTGTTGTAAACAAAGAGCAGGCATTGGTACGAGCCCAGGTACGAACCTCCGCGTGTGTGAGAGGGTACGCAGTACGCACTAATGGTACGCACCCCCTACGTGCGTGAGAGTGTTTGCGGTTCGCACTAAGGTTCGCACCCGCTATGTGAGCAAGGTGATCCGAGCAGTGCTAACAATGGTGTACTTGCCGCCATTTGGAGGGGGTGCTTTCCGTTTTAGGTATACGTTTAGGTATACGATTTGTCTTCAAGATACTTGATGTCGAGTGTTTGTTAGGCTGTAGATCGATGTTCGATTCCGGTTCGGACCATTGAGATCCCTACAGGCTTTGATTGTTGCGCACACTGATTTTCGGTGTTGACAGCCTCTTCCACTCCTGTAGAATTCGCCTCCCGCTACCGGCCCTTGGCAAGTAGTCGGGAGTTGCAAGCGGTTGAGATGAAACGAAAATTTCTTCGAAATGTGCTTGACGGATGTAGAGGCTGCTGTAGAATGCGCGGCCTTGGTTGAGGCGAAGGTCTCCTCCAAACGCTCTTTAACAATTTGAATCAAGCAATTCGTGTGGGTGCTTGTGGGGTAAGACTGATCGTCGAATGATTGTCAGCAACACAAGTATCACTGCGAGAAATCATAGTTTTATTTGCGATTGCTGAGCCAAGTTTAGGGTTTTCTCAAAACCCGATCAGTATTGAACTGAAGAGTTTGATCATGGCTCAGATTGAACGCTGGCGGCAGGCCTAACACATGCAAGTCGAGCGGTAGAAGGGAGCTTGCTTCCTTTGAGAGCGGCGGACGGGTGAGTAATGCCTAGGAATCTGCCTGGTAGTGGGGGATAACGTTCGGAAACGGACGCTAATACCGCATACGTCCTACGGGAGAAAGTGGGGGATCTTCGGACCTCACGCTATCAGATGAGCCTAGGTCGGATTAGCTAGTTGGTGAGGTAATGGCTCACCAAGGCGACGATCCGTAACTGGTCTGAGAGGATGATCAGTCACACTGGAACTGAGACACGGTCCAGACTCCTACGGGAGGCAGCAGTGGGGAATATTGGACAATGGGCGCAAGCCTGATCCAGCCATGCCGCGTGTGTGAAGAAGGTCTTCGGATTGTAAAGCACTTTAAG of Pseudomonas pohangensis contains these proteins:
- a CDS encoding DUF4124 domain-containing protein, with the translated sequence MSFRVVITVALLFSPLAQGQAFKCVTPDGQTIFSQVPCPVEVGTTTELRLPTGSVSRSGAGPSLPPAQTDNQLERLQVAADWVMNRYPFFDGESPSANGQAITEVLALRDSEIERGGDPAEALLNAAKLVGPRYEATEAIRRYDAAASIKQSSSPRSSMKVTIVEDSSRSEAGYRERIEKQLESLPSETAERFRLAPQNADTLQRAKEAASQADRGNAGDALRLSNSAAKNSAEGRSYLEGKRAAEDAVFTKKRLEKQPDAIDLKTGQVLPNVGGGVIDPRTGKFYPDAGAGYVDPETGRFMPKQ